A genomic segment from Candidatus Zixiibacteriota bacterium encodes:
- a CDS encoding dockerin type I domain-containing protein: protein MFRRFTTIAVVSALMIAFLAALTFAAQNKGDVNKASRLGQTDYMAQAYSFGEQKKTGLEATGKKGVISLGDVSYSASSASPGQTVGTSYYDYQHNCSMGRMIETGPHSGVTGPAVVHFSWMYMASADDLGQARSYAYNAYSTATHQYAGAHILHDDEYSGYVNIDVTPDNRGIVGGHTDVHGPVKYQAQMHFDDCSTCEDFAAFSRIPDSLAAYDQEGDLEAMWPKFLFQFGTDTVLHVITHNWDYYGAQMYFRCVGYEGQGVWDYPPYVVDTNQCMAHDLTGPRVGDKVGLAWLASPPYQEPWCDTCSGLTVYDGLLAGQYDNDVYIQISDDQGVTWQPKKNLTQLQIGEPGYRAYCDLSVVFDSDENLHVVWNGTPWPADTCIDAGGLCFTEDWWLDPARIFHWSENMPYVRTVHDATWLPSDSCGPPHFWSVQVAKMSISECNGRLYCLFTQFNDVPGGVDDDCAQWGYDQNRWPGPANGDLWMCISADGGMTWDAARNLTNSYTPHCDPLLGEVCQSDYWASMTRWGRQVQTGEDWSAAEIVDPSGGTSPTDYYLDVQYVNDLDAGTPIWGDPDAEGSWTNNPIKWFRVPCVEEIRLCNPVFSPRQIDDPAWTKPGVQFDTAIVVENIGNADYTYSISVEEDNGTPGWLGVGSYSGSIPSGLGNTETVEISLNNGGVQTEQIELIGRVLFNGNHPSSPHIIPINFFVVDTMIWPSFDTVHTNCLALICGNNGNIGHDGTPGVTMDYIRSADCDPEAVNYMYDGSALVGWIDGTDTIFNYAIWGAFFTSDDCFRPQGGRINTTECLPLNAEVYHSGVFSTQDSTIALEKVVVAPLDNCPFIIEYLRVYSFDGLAHTGLMIGEAIDWDIPYDYRDDDTAAATWDVCNYGGADPVRALLYQQGYEATWDDGVEGEDCQENSDRFGGSAFIESYFNGSFAAGGPYSGFVGENDSLQTATGFYAGRLYYDLAQSGFTATDSIEDLHTAMCFTPSLDLGATDYYEVVTVLATVHEGTLADLQANIDAGKAWYTANGGMTIFADVNRDGGIDLCESCCQIMGDLNDDGYLDPLDITFFVNWLWKGGPSPICEDVVDVNCDLAADPLDLTYLVNYVWKGGPPPCGCH, encoded by the coding sequence ATGTTTAGGAGATTCACAACAATTGCCGTTGTCTCCGCCTTGATGATTGCATTCCTGGCGGCGCTAACCTTTGCCGCCCAAAACAAAGGTGATGTCAACAAGGCCTCACGCCTCGGCCAGACTGACTATATGGCCCAGGCCTACTCTTTTGGCGAACAAAAAAAAACCGGCCTTGAAGCTACCGGCAAAAAAGGCGTGATATCGCTGGGCGATGTTTCTTACTCCGCTTCCAGCGCCTCACCCGGACAAACGGTCGGCACCAGCTACTATGACTACCAGCACAACTGCTCCATGGGCCGCATGATCGAAACCGGCCCGCACTCGGGTGTCACCGGCCCGGCGGTGGTCCATTTCAGCTGGATGTACATGGCTTCTGCCGACGACCTCGGCCAGGCGCGATCCTACGCCTACAACGCCTATAGCACGGCTACCCACCAATACGCCGGTGCACACATTCTCCACGACGACGAATACTCCGGCTACGTCAACATCGACGTCACTCCGGACAACCGCGGTATCGTCGGCGGTCACACCGATGTTCACGGCCCGGTAAAATACCAGGCCCAGATGCACTTCGATGACTGCTCGACATGCGAAGACTTCGCGGCCTTCTCCCGCATCCCCGACAGTCTGGCTGCCTACGATCAGGAAGGCGACCTGGAAGCCATGTGGCCCAAGTTCCTCTTCCAGTTCGGTACCGACACCGTACTTCACGTCATTACCCACAACTGGGATTACTACGGCGCTCAGATGTATTTCCGATGCGTAGGCTACGAAGGTCAGGGCGTGTGGGATTACCCGCCGTATGTCGTGGATACCAACCAGTGTATGGCCCACGACCTCACCGGCCCGCGCGTCGGTGACAAGGTCGGCCTGGCCTGGCTGGCCAGTCCCCCTTATCAGGAACCATGGTGTGATACCTGCTCCGGACTGACCGTCTACGATGGTCTCCTCGCCGGTCAGTATGACAACGATGTCTACATCCAGATATCCGACGACCAGGGTGTTACCTGGCAACCCAAGAAAAATCTCACACAGCTGCAAATCGGAGAACCCGGATACAGAGCCTACTGCGATCTCTCAGTCGTGTTTGACAGCGACGAAAACCTGCACGTCGTCTGGAACGGCACCCCCTGGCCCGCCGACACCTGTATCGACGCCGGCGGCCTGTGCTTCACCGAAGACTGGTGGCTGGATCCGGCAAGAATCTTCCACTGGTCCGAGAATATGCCCTACGTCCGCACCGTGCACGATGCCACTTGGCTGCCAAGCGATAGTTGCGGCCCACCGCACTTCTGGTCGGTCCAGGTTGCCAAAATGTCCATCTCCGAATGTAATGGCCGTCTCTACTGCCTCTTCACTCAGTTCAACGATGTCCCTGGCGGCGTCGATGACGACTGCGCCCAGTGGGGATATGACCAGAATAGATGGCCCGGTCCGGCTAACGGCGACTTGTGGATGTGCATCTCGGCCGATGGCGGCATGACTTGGGACGCCGCCCGTAACCTGACCAACTCCTACACCCCACACTGCGACCCGCTCCTCGGCGAAGTCTGTCAGAGCGATTACTGGGCCTCCATGACACGCTGGGGACGGCAGGTACAAACCGGTGAAGATTGGTCCGCCGCTGAAATCGTCGACCCCTCGGGCGGTACCTCCCCCACCGATTACTACCTCGACGTCCAATACGTCAATGACCTCGACGCCGGCACACCCATCTGGGGTGACCCTGACGCCGAAGGCTCATGGACCAACAATCCCATCAAGTGGTTCCGCGTACCATGCGTCGAAGAAATCCGCCTCTGTAACCCGGTCTTCTCCCCGCGTCAAATTGATGATCCGGCCTGGACCAAACCCGGCGTGCAATTCGATACCGCTATCGTAGTTGAGAACATCGGTAACGCCGACTATACCTACTCCATCAGCGTCGAAGAAGACAACGGTACTCCCGGATGGCTGGGCGTGGGCAGTTATTCCGGAAGCATCCCCTCCGGACTCGGCAACACCGAAACCGTGGAGATATCTCTCAACAACGGCGGTGTTCAAACCGAACAGATCGAGTTGATCGGAAGAGTTCTCTTCAACGGTAATCATCCCAGTTCACCGCATATCATCCCTATCAACTTCTTCGTCGTCGACACCATGATCTGGCCGAGTTTCGACACCGTCCACACCAACTGTCTCGCGTTGATCTGCGGCAACAACGGCAATATCGGTCACGATGGCACCCCCGGTGTCACCATGGATTACATCCGTTCGGCTGACTGTGATCCCGAGGCGGTCAACTATATGTATGATGGCTCAGCCCTGGTCGGCTGGATTGACGGTACCGACACCATCTTCAATTATGCCATCTGGGGCGCTTTCTTCACTTCTGATGACTGCTTCCGTCCTCAGGGCGGCCGCATCAACACCACCGAGTGTCTACCCCTGAACGCCGAGGTCTACCACTCCGGCGTTTTCAGCACTCAGGACTCGACCATTGCCCTTGAGAAGGTAGTCGTGGCTCCTCTGGATAATTGCCCGTTCATCATCGAGTACCTGCGGGTTTATTCTTTCGACGGTCTGGCCCACACCGGTCTCATGATCGGAGAAGCCATCGACTGGGATATTCCGTATGACTACCGAGATGACGACACAGCCGCAGCCACCTGGGATGTCTGCAACTACGGTGGAGCCGACCCCGTCAGGGCTCTGCTTTACCAGCAGGGCTACGAGGCTACCTGGGATGATGGAGTCGAGGGTGAGGATTGTCAGGAGAACTCGGATCGCTTCGGCGGCAGTGCCTTTATCGAGTCCTATTTCAACGGCAGTTTCGCTGCCGGCGGACCTTACAGCGGCTTCGTCGGTGAAAACGATTCTCTTCAGACGGCGACCGGATTCTACGCCGGCAGGCTGTATTATGATCTGGCCCAGTCCGGTTTCACGGCCACCGACTCAATCGAGGACTTGCACACGGCCATGTGTTTCACCCCCTCGCTCGATCTCGGCGCCACCGATTACTACGAGGTGGTGACGGTCCTGGCTACGGTTCACGAGGGTACCCTGGCTGACCTGCAGGCAAACATCGATGCCGGCAAGGCCTGGTACACCGCCAACGGCGGCATGACCATATTTGCCGATGTCAACCGCGACGGCGGTATTGACCTTTGCGAAAGCTGCTGTCAGATTATGGGTGACCTCAATGACGACGGCTACCTTGACCCGCTGGATATCACCTTCTTCGTGAACTGGCTGTGGAAGGGTGGTCCGTCACCGATATGCGAAGACGTAGTTGATGTCAACTGTGATCTGGCTGCTGATCCGCTGGATCTGACTTATCTGGTCAACTATGTCTGGAAGGGCGGCCCGCCACCTTGCGGCTGCCATTGA
- a CDS encoding dockerin type I domain-containing protein — protein sequence MLGRVTTILVVSVLVVAVMAMTAFAAQTAAKGKAFKKMRGAQAYSFDDGHGMSQPNGEQRGHSTLGTVQYFSSSASPGRIVGGTVYEYQHNCSMGRMIETGPHSGITGPATVHFGWMYMATAEDFNHYRSYAYNAYSTANHQYAGEYVLHEDPYSGYVNVDVTPDNRGIVGGHTDLHSSIPYQPQIHFDACSACEDFAAFVRVPDSVAGYPAEAAETSWPKFFFQFGSDTVLHIAAMEDAGRLYMKYFRCVGYEGVGTWDYPPYVIDTVEDIAQDITGERLGDRVCMSWFACPPYQEPWCDTCSGLPTPGYDGTGWAQMDNDIYIQTSDDQGVTWNPRQNITNVGPYGEPAWKAYCDASILFDQSGYLHLIWHGCPWPADPELDAIFEEDWDQVEARLFHWSENVPYIRTIADHNYSSGDSCGPPIWGINVAKMTLSECDGKLYALFTQFNDIPNNVENDCAEWGYPDVYWGAANGDLWVSISSDGGMTWDAQRNLTNSYSPHCDPVAGEDCQNDYWASMVRWGRQVQTGEDWSAAEIVDPSGGASPTDFYLDIQYVNDIDAGGAVQDEGTWQYCPIKWFRMPCVEPVAAPLAIFTPTRYGDPAWGHPGEQVDSFITIENAGNMELNWTATVEEYNGAAGWLRMGSYAGTIPSGMGNVATAEVIFNYGGAQTEHIVLEGALVFNGNDPKLPKTIPVSFIVTDTVQPPVFDTVHTDCLALMVSSTGNMGNSGRAGVTMDYIRSGDCDPNATNYLYDGSPVIGWINDGDTAFNWAIWDATWLNDKGFRPQYGELPTKTCEPLNAEVFHSGIFTTHDTTIAFEKISVAPLDDCPFVLQYMKVYSFDGNAHSGLMIGEGIDWDIPWDYHDDDPEGDVWTVCNYGGFDVTRSLVYQQGYEASWDNGDPDADCQRNDARFGGNAFVESYFNGAHAASVPYSGFVQENELLQSVDGFIAGLFYQEMMNPGLSATDSIEDLHSAMCFTPSLDLGATDYYEVVTVLATVHEGDLGDLLAAVDAGKAWYTANGGMTMFADVDGENGIDVCGFCCEIMGDLNDDKYLDPLDITFFVNWLWKGGPPPPCEDQVDVNGDGADDPLDLTHLVNYVWKGGPPPVPCQ from the coding sequence ATGTTAGGTAGAGTTACAACCATCCTGGTTGTCTCCGTGCTCGTAGTTGCCGTTATGGCAATGACAGCATTTGCGGCCCAGACAGCGGCCAAAGGCAAAGCATTCAAGAAAATGAGAGGCGCTCAGGCTTATTCCTTCGACGATGGTCATGGGATGAGCCAACCTAACGGCGAACAGAGAGGTCATAGTACCCTCGGAACAGTCCAGTATTTCTCCTCGTCCGCATCGCCAGGGAGAATCGTTGGCGGTACCGTCTATGAGTACCAGCACAACTGTTCCATGGGACGAATGATCGAGACCGGACCGCATTCCGGAATCACCGGCCCGGCAACAGTGCACTTCGGCTGGATGTACATGGCTACAGCCGAAGACTTCAACCACTACCGATCCTACGCCTACAACGCCTACAGCACCGCCAACCACCAGTACGCCGGGGAATATGTCCTACATGAAGACCCCTATTCAGGCTACGTCAACGTGGATGTAACGCCCGATAACCGTGGTATCGTCGGTGGCCATACCGATCTCCACAGTTCCATACCGTATCAGCCGCAGATTCACTTTGACGCCTGTTCGGCTTGCGAAGACTTCGCCGCCTTCGTGCGTGTCCCCGATTCTGTCGCGGGTTACCCGGCAGAAGCAGCTGAAACCTCCTGGCCGAAATTCTTCTTCCAGTTCGGATCCGATACCGTACTTCACATAGCTGCTATGGAAGACGCCGGACGCCTCTATATGAAGTATTTCAGGTGCGTTGGCTATGAGGGCGTGGGCACATGGGACTATCCCCCCTATGTCATCGACACGGTCGAAGATATCGCTCAAGATATCACCGGTGAGAGACTCGGTGACCGCGTCTGTATGTCGTGGTTCGCCTGCCCGCCATATCAAGAACCATGGTGCGATACCTGCTCCGGACTGCCTACCCCCGGATACGATGGTACCGGATGGGCTCAGATGGACAACGATATATACATCCAGACTTCCGATGATCAGGGCGTAACGTGGAATCCCCGACAGAACATAACCAACGTGGGGCCCTATGGCGAACCCGCCTGGAAAGCCTATTGTGATGCTTCCATCCTGTTTGACCAATCCGGTTATCTCCACCTCATTTGGCACGGATGCCCGTGGCCGGCTGACCCGGAACTCGACGCCATATTCGAGGAAGATTGGGACCAGGTCGAAGCCCGTCTGTTCCACTGGTCCGAAAACGTACCGTACATCCGTACTATCGCGGACCACAACTACTCGTCCGGCGATAGCTGCGGACCTCCGATCTGGGGTATTAACGTCGCCAAGATGACTCTATCTGAATGTGACGGTAAACTCTATGCCCTCTTCACCCAATTTAACGACATCCCGAACAATGTCGAAAACGACTGCGCCGAATGGGGTTATCCCGATGTCTACTGGGGCGCCGCTAATGGCGACCTCTGGGTGTCCATATCCTCCGACGGCGGTATGACGTGGGATGCCCAACGTAACCTGACCAACTCCTACAGCCCCCATTGCGACCCCGTAGCTGGCGAAGACTGCCAGAACGACTACTGGGCCTCAATGGTACGCTGGGGACGTCAGGTGCAAACCGGTGAGGACTGGTCCGCCGCCGAAATCGTCGACCCGTCCGGCGGGGCATCTCCGACCGACTTTTACCTCGACATCCAGTATGTAAACGATATCGACGCTGGCGGTGCCGTACAGGACGAAGGCACCTGGCAGTACTGCCCGATCAAATGGTTCCGCATGCCGTGTGTTGAGCCCGTCGCCGCGCCGCTGGCTATTTTCACTCCTACCAGGTACGGCGATCCGGCCTGGGGTCACCCCGGTGAGCAGGTCGACTCGTTCATCACAATCGAAAACGCCGGTAACATGGAACTCAACTGGACCGCCACGGTCGAAGAATACAACGGCGCTGCCGGTTGGCTGCGAATGGGAAGCTACGCCGGCACCATCCCCTCGGGCATGGGCAACGTTGCCACGGCCGAAGTCATCTTCAACTATGGTGGCGCCCAGACCGAACACATCGTGCTCGAAGGTGCTCTGGTTTTCAACGGTAACGATCCGAAATTACCTAAGACCATACCGGTTAGTTTCATAGTCACCGACACCGTCCAACCTCCCGTTTTCGACACCGTTCACACCGATTGTCTGGCCCTGATGGTGTCGTCGACCGGGAATATGGGTAACAGCGGCCGGGCCGGAGTTACAATGGACTACATCAGATCCGGTGACTGCGATCCCAACGCTACCAATTACCTGTACGACGGTTCTCCCGTCATTGGGTGGATTAACGATGGCGACACGGCCTTCAACTGGGCCATTTGGGACGCCACCTGGCTTAACGACAAAGGCTTCCGCCCACAGTACGGCGAACTGCCGACCAAAACTTGTGAGCCCCTCAATGCCGAGGTGTTCCACTCCGGTATATTCACAACACACGACACCACGATCGCATTCGAGAAAATCTCCGTCGCTCCGCTGGATGACTGTCCATTCGTCCTGCAGTATATGAAAGTATACTCGTTTGACGGCAATGCTCATTCCGGCCTCATGATCGGCGAAGGAATCGACTGGGATATCCCGTGGGATTACCACGACGATGATCCCGAAGGCGATGTCTGGACCGTGTGCAACTATGGCGGCTTTGATGTCACCAGAAGCCTCGTGTACCAACAGGGATATGAGGCATCCTGGGATAACGGCGATCCTGATGCCGACTGTCAGAGAAACGATGCTCGCTTTGGCGGCAACGCCTTTGTTGAATCATACTTCAACGGCGCTCACGCCGCCAGCGTCCCCTACAGCGGTTTTGTCCAGGAAAACGAACTGCTGCAGAGTGTCGATGGCTTCATAGCTGGTCTCTTTTACCAGGAGATGATGAATCCGGGCTTGTCCGCCACCGACTCTATTGAAGACCTGCACTCGGCCATGTGCTTCACACCCTCGCTGGACCTCGGCGCCACCGACTACTACGAGGTTGTGACGGTTCTGGCCACAGTACATGAAGGCGATCTTGGGGATCTGCTGGCCGCCGTTGACGCCGGCAAGGCCTGGTACACCGCCAACGGCGGCATGACCATGTTTGCCGATGTCGATGGCGAAAACGGAATCGACGTATGCGGGTTCTGCTGCGAAATCATGGGCGACCTCAACGACGATAAGTATCTCGACCCGCTGGATATCACCTTCTTCGTGAACTGGCTGTGGAAGGGTGGCCCGCCACCGCCTTGCGAAGACCAGGTCGATGTTAACGGCGATGGAGCCGATGACCCGCTCGATCTTACCCATCTTGTAAACTATGTTTGGAAAGGCGGCCCACCACCGGTGCCATGTCAATGA